The Ornithorhynchus anatinus isolate Pmale09 chromosome X2, mOrnAna1.pri.v4, whole genome shotgun sequence genome window below encodes:
- the PRELID1 gene encoding PRELI domain-containing protein 1, mitochondrial: MVKYFVGQSLLRSSWDQVFAAFWQRYPNPYSKHVLTEDIVHREVTPDRKLLSRRLLTKTSRAPRWAERFLPANVAHSVYILEDSIVDPTNQTMTTFTWNINHARLMVVEERCVYRVNPENSGWTEIRREAWVSSSLFGVSRAVQEFGLARFKSNVTKTTKGFEYILAKLQGEAPSKTLVETAKEATEKAKETALAATEKAKDLASKAATKQQQQQQQQQYV, encoded by the exons ATGGTGAAGTACTTCGTGGGGCAGAGCCTGCTCCGCAGCTCCTGGGACCAAGTCTTCGCCGCCTTCTGGCAGCGCTACCCCAACCCCTACAG CAAGCATGTCCTCACGGAAGACATCGTGCACCGGGAGGTGACCCCGGACCGGAAGCTGCTGTCCCGGCGGCTGCTGACCAAGACGAGCAGGGCCCCCCGCTGGGCCGAGCGCTTCCTCCCGGCCAACGTGGCCCACTCCGTCTACATCCTGGAGGACTCCATCGTGGACCCAACCAACCAGACCATGACCACCTTCACCTGGAACATCAACCACGCCCGGTTGATG GTGGTGGAGGAGCGATGCGTTTACCGGGTGAACCCCGAGAACAGCGGTTGGACCGAAATCCGCCGGGAAGCCTGGGTCTCCTCCAGCTTATTTGGAGTGTCCAGGGCCGTCCAG GAGTTCGGCCTGGCCCGCTTCAAAAGCAACGTGACCAAGACCACCAAGGGCTTTGAGTACATCCTGGCTAAACTGCAAG GCGAGGCTCCTTCCAAGACGCTGGTGGAAACGGCCAAGGAAGCCACCGAGAAGGCCAAGGAGACGGCTCTGGCCGCCACCGAGAAGGCCAAGGACC